In the genome of Lactuca sativa cultivar Salinas chromosome 3, Lsat_Salinas_v11, whole genome shotgun sequence, the window TTTGACACACAAAGACGATAAAGAAGACCTCTTTCTgatttgacacaaagggggagattgttaagtATTAAGTGTTGTGTCAAATTTTTAGTttcggatttattgtttaattcTGATTCTGAAATGGGCATGTCCATGTTCGAAATTGATGTATCATTTAGTCTATAAATAGCGTGCATGTAACTTCTAGGGTTACGACTTTTGAAGCAATTACATAATAGTTCCGTCTCCAAAAACTATTCCATTGTTATGATTAATACATTCGACACATTTTCAATCATTGTCGTTTCTTGTCATtgattactctcataatatagaATCTATCAATCTTTTATTGTTTCTTATAATTTTGGTCTTTTAATGAAAAGTTGTAAGAGAAGTATTGTATTAGGTATGCCAAGGTGTTGGGGTCTTTTATGAACAAATGGATACTTTTTATTTGTGTGTAACTGTCTTTGTGTGAACTCAATCAAATGATTATTTATTTTGCAGCTTTCAAGCAGTAGATGAATGCtaaagaattaaataaattatttaactcTATTTAAACAAATATCTTTGGTTGCACCTCTGTTTCTTGGGTGTttgttttgttatattttttattgCGACTTTGATTGTTTTGTACTGTTGTGGTgatttataaatttaaatgaCATTCAAATAAAATCATAATTGTTATAGCATAttgaaaaattatttatttcaaagtaTCATCATATATGATAAAAATATAGTTCTAGAAAAAAGTATTTTTATAAtgtaatatatattatttttttatattttgaatttgtacataattaattatttaacacgTGGAAACTAAAATAGAGTTATGTTCGATACACGATGTGTAATTAAACAGAGTATGTAGTTGTGATAGacacatataacaacattttCTAAATATTGGATGTGGTTTTGTAAAGAAGAAATAGGTTTGTAATAATTctacaaaaaatatataatatattttccATTTATATAAACATATGATTTAAACTAAAATCCTAAATAGAAAAATAGATAAGTCATATtttaacaatacattttatattaCATTCATTAATCACGAATATAATATATACattgcttttatatatatatatatatatatatatatatatatatatatatatatatatatatatatatatatatatatatatatatatatatatatatatattaacatttcaattatttatatattagttTTGTAAAGTTCATAAGTGAATTTTTTGACGTTTTTGACGTTGTATATCTAAACTGCAATATAATTCAGTTTTCAGGATTCATAATATGAATATGACTTATTAGTATTTAAACTGTGAatctgaaatatatatatatatatatatatatatatatatatatatatatatatatatatatatatatatatatatatatatatatatattataaaattacaaattaaatatattttgattAACATATAAATTTTACCATATTAATTTGTAAATGATCAAATTATTGAAATATTAtgttagattcacattgtgaaagCTAAAAACTAATTACTTACGGTTCAAATTACATACCTACAGAAGAACAATGGGATAATTCAAGATTTAGGCATTGTAACATTCGATAGAGTTACGACATGAAATGCAAAAAATTTGGGATACTATTGCAAATATGATATGTTgtgaaaaatatttaaattaaatataaatagcCGGGGAACtagtatttaatatttattttagtttaatttaatatattatatatttttcttttaatatagAAACATTTTTTATATGTCATCTTATATCATTTTAGGTTTTACGGCTAACATGTCAGCTAGtttctattaaaaataattttttattggtTAACCTTCAGTTATCAATAAGtttttcaaaaccatttttaaTATCATAAATAACAACACAAGGTTTGGACGAACATCATTTTAAACATGCATGCTCTTGGAACAAATTTTTTTAAGACTTCAAATAAGATGTGTTCTTTGTTATACCATACGTTTGTAGGGTCATCAAATTATTATGTAGATGATAAGGTCCCACTTCTATTtttattgtttatggtatttttatgattcttgaatcTTGATCAAATTTGGTAAAATATTTGGACTATATATCACATAAAACTTGCACCCAAGAATAGATCATAACCATCGCAATTCATGTACAACTTCTTACCAATAATAAGGTCAACCCAAATTTTGTTTCCCATTCAAATGCAaccttcttcgtcttcatcaatGGCTATTCAGGTGGTCAGCATCTCAactatcatcatcatctccatcTTCTTCCGCAagtattttatcaagaaaacTACAACCAACCAACCTGGATTACCACCTGGGCCGACTCCTTTACCATTCATTGGTTGCACCATTCAAATGCTTCTAAATCGGCCAACTTTCCGATGGATCCACAAACTCATGGACCATTTTAATACCCCAATACTTTGCATCAAGCTAGGACCATCGACCCATGTCATTGCAGTCTCCAGTCCTAACCTAGCATGCGAGTTCCTGCGAAAGCAAGATGTAGTATTTTCTTCCAGGCCTGAAACGTTATCAACTTATCTGGTAAGTGATGGGTATAAAACAACTATTCTTTCCCCTAATGGGAATCAATGGAAGAAGATGAGAACAATCCTGATCCATGATGTACTCGCCCCACCAATGCACAAATGGCTCCAACCTACACGAGACGATGAAGCCAATCACTTGCTTAGCTACATTTACAATCAAATAGAAAAAAAGGATACCCTAACTGACGGTGGGTTAGTAAATATTCGAAACACGAGCCAACATTATTTTGGAAATTTGATAAGgatgatgatttttgggacaAGATTCTTTGGGGCTGGAATGGAAGATGGGGGGCCAGGTGAAGAAGAAACTGAACATGTGGCGTCTGTTTTCATTATCCTCAAGTATCTTTATGCATTTTCCATCAGTGATTTCTTCCCGTGGTTGAGAGGTAAAACTGATTTTGAGGGCCATCAAAAGATTATCGGAACGGCCATTCAAAGAGTTCGTAAGTACCAAGATCCGTTGATTGATGAACGGATTCAAATGTGGAAAGATGGGGTGCGAAAGTTAAAAGAGGATGTGCTTGATGTCCTTATCAACCATGAAAGCCCTAAGCTTACCGATCAAGAGATCAAGGCCCAGATTTTAGTAACACTCACATGCAAATCTTAGTGACTTTCATAAATATTTGTTTCAAAAAACATACCAAATGTTGGAGAGAAGTTATAATCTCTTCATATGAGTGGTTCTTCAATTTaatttacttttggtgttttcTTGGTGGCTTGTCTAATTTTAGGAATTAATGCTAGCTGCGATTGATAATTCCTCCAATGCAATAGAATGGGCGATGGCAGAGATGATCAACGACCCTACTATCCTAAAAAGAGCCGTTGCGGAGCTAGACAAAGAAGTGGGTCACAACCGTCTGGTAGAAGAGCGAGACCTTCCTCAACTTAATTACATTAAAGCATGCATCAAGGAGGCCTTCAGGCTGCATCCTTTCGCACCTTTCAATATTCCCCATGTTTCGATGAGGAATACAACAGTTGCTGGTTACTTCATACCCAAGGGTAGCCACGTCTTGCTTAGTCGTCCTGGGCTGGGAAGAAATCCAAATGCATGGACCAATCCAATGCGGTTTGACCCAGATCGACATGTTGATGCAAAAGGAAAGCAAGTGGTTCTTTCAGATAATGACCTGAGAATGCTTTCGTTTAGCACTGGGAGACGAGGTTGTCCAGGAGTGGCATTGGGTTCAACAATAACTACAATGATGTTGGCTAGAATGGTTCAAGGGTTCAGCTGGGAGTTGCCACAAAATGAGTCGGGTGTTAATCTTGTTGAAAATCATGACGACCTTGCCTTGGCTAAGCCACTTGTTGTCATTGCGAAACCACGACTACCTCACTATCTCTACCCAAAAAGttgaacacaatatatatataatttggtttggggaatatatatgtatatatagttTGCATCGTTGAAGAAATGATTGCTTACGGTGATCCACACTACAATACATTGAGAAGTTAGTAATTATTTATTGTTCAGTACTTcaaaattttatgtttattatttttatttagaaCTTATTTATCATTGTAAACGGCAAGTTGtacttgttttttgttttttaagtaAAAAGCTTAAatgaaacataaataaacaaaaagtttggattaaaaaaaatgtaaacgtCATGTTAGTTGGACTTATTTTATTGAatgaaaatagtttgcattttattttataaagaaAAGTTTTATTTAGAACTTATTTATCATTATAAAATTTATGTTTCAATTGTTTTCTAACTCAAAAagttaaataaaacataaatacacTTATAGTTTGGATTCTAAAATAATTCTAATTAAACGTCATGTTTGACTTAATTGATCAATTAATAGTAGTTtacattttaatcatatttttataGTTGTTATCTTTATATACGACTTACTTATCTTTGTAAACGTCACGTTAGACTtcttttttaattcaaaaaagtTCAATCAAACATAAACAAGATAAAAGTTTaggttttaaaataattaattagtcaatataaataaaatataaaaatattaatttaaaatgCTATTGACTAGTTGTTGACCGTGTAAGATCTGAGTCAAGGTGAGAAGCTATTGCATCTCCTTCTCCTTCTAACTACTGAAACCATATTGTTGATTAATGATTACACATCTAATTTATTATGTTGAATgctaaaaatgaccattttactcttctactttgttttttttattttatgctAAATAAAATCTATCAACTTGAGCAAAAAAAAATATCAACTATCTTATATCGAACAAATAATGTAAATTTATaaagaattgaaaaaaaaaagttattaacTATCTCATGATTTGCAGCTGAGAATGATGAAGAAGACGACAGGAGACAGAGCCAAGAGAGTCTGATAGATAGATAAGAGAGAGTTACAGGTGGGGTGGGGTTTGGTGggtaggatttttttttttttcataattaaagAAATAGTAAAATAAATcaagaaaaatgaaataataagggCAAAACCGTCATTTTAAGTTCTCTTTGGACCAAAACCATGAGAATTTTTtaattttgggaccaaaatcacgaaaaatttttgattttggaCATTTCatgcaagttggaaactttttggatTCCATCCatagttttttgaaaaatacaggGACTAATTTTACAATTTTGTCTTTAAAATACAATgttgtataaaaataaataacaatagAATATTATAACAAACAAATCAAAGAGTTTCCATCTTATCATATGTTCATGTTTAAAAGAGCTTTCATCTTTTCTTCACAATGTGATCCAAATATTATCAAATGACCAAAACCTTCAAAAGAAATCAATGACAACATTATCATTAATCTAGGGAACATAATGCATAAATAGTTAAATACTTTGTATGGAAATCCAAAATCGAAATTACATTACATTTCACTTTCTCTTTTGTTGCTCAAGATCAATGTCAATCAAATGTTTAATAACCAATCATGTAGCATCACAATCCCATGTCTCACAACATTTCGTGATTTTGTTTCCATTGAACTGATGTATTCATGAGCTAATTCCTTGTACTTGTCATACAATTTCATTAACCCAGTCTCCTGGAGCTCCCATCCTTCATTAAACTTAATCAATAAGCTGCATAAAGTAAAAAAGAATCGTTTATAAACCATTGAACATTTAAAACCAAAATTAAAGTCAAACATTTCTACAATTCCAaaagtcataaatttgcacacGTATTGAATTATTGACCCTCAATTCATGGCTTTCATTTCATTCATAATATTTTGAACCAATCGAAACATAATCTTATTTAACCAAGACAATTGAATTTACTTAACCAATTCACAATTCcaattcaacaaacaccaaatcaAAGTTTCAAACATACATTTTTAGATCAAACACATGCAATAACCATGAACATCAAATTGTTTCATATTTCTTCAAATTTCATCAAACGATtaaacataattttcatcatccaTTAATCCCTAATCACCATGAATCAGCATACTCTTAATTCCAAGAATATCTAATTAGATTAATTAGAGAAAGAAAGATGCGATTAAGATGAGATAGTTTCACAATTATCTTAAAAATGTTCATTATAAAAATCATACATGAAAGAATTCAATCGGTTGAGAAATTATAAACCTTacttttcttttcaaaatctaTAAATTGTTGCGAGAGATCAGAAACCCCAAATGAGATGCGATGGGGAGGACAGTGGTGGAGGAGGTAGCCGGTGGTGGAGAGAATGTCGATAGAGAAGGTGGTCGGCGATGTTGAAGACTGAAGTTGATCATGAGAGATACGATGGAGAGGATAGAGTGAAATCCGTTCAAAGAGAAAGAGAAGGGACAAATGGGAAAAACAGTTTCTCTTTCTAGTCAGCTTCACTTTTTAGGTGGACCGAGGCATAGGAAAACGGCTGACAGATTTATCCAGAGTGTTGGGGAATTCGATCTGGGAAATCTGGATAACAATCTGTAAACACTTTTTTTGTTTGATATTGACCCTATATGACTTGGGTATCACGAAATCCAAACTGGGATAATTCCTGATGTAGCAATTCAAATATTTCGACCCTATATGACTTGGGTATCACGAAATCCAAACTGGGATAATTCATGATGTAGCAATTCAAATTTTAGGCATAAAATCAGAATCAATTTTGAGAAGATGAAGAGAGAGCGTTCTATGTTTTCTATGTGTTTCAAACAGGCATCGATATGCCTGATTTATCCAACAATGGATGAATCAAAATAGTTTTCATCTTTCAAGAATGACAAATTAGACCCCCAGCTTGTCACAGTAGATTAGGGTTCAATACTAACAATGTTTAGTAAATACAAGTGTGCACTCCCGCACCTCCTAACTTGTATTATAACTAAAACATTATTCTTGAAACACTTGTTAAGTCCATTACACTAAAAtatatttggtgataaaatcaccaacaatcctcCCCTATTTTAGTGTAACCTTGAATTaacaaactcaaaacaaaagaaacgaaACTAATGCATAAATGAAAATATCGATACGATTGAATTTTCATGTTAGTATATTACACATTTCAAACATTCGAGAAATCAAGGTATCTTAAAGATTGAACCTATCAACTCGTTTGAATATTTGAAGATAATATACACATTATTTTTACAATCATctaaaacaaaataacttgacaCTAATTATAAAGTCGTGTGTCCCGATCCATTCTTGATCGTATAAAAGCCAAGTCCCAAGCTCTTTGAAGTACGGTTACACTTCACGATCATATAGGTGATTCTTTTATTCATGTACCTGTATACATTTTATCAAAAGAATCATTAAGAAATCAAATTCATCCTAGTCTCTACAGGTTCAAACACACGTACCTTGGGATGGTTATAATGTGTGTTCCAATTCATATAAATGAGCTTTCCACATTAAATTCAACCTCTAACATTGTATTAGAGGGGAATTGGGTGTCTCATTCATAAGAATTCACAAGGACTTTAAGCCCATCCCTATAACAGACTTGTGCACTAAGTCTCACGCCAAACTCTTAGTGAGATGGTCCGCCAAATTTTGTTGTGATTTTACAAACTCAATCGAAATCACACCATCCATTATTAGATTTCTAATAATCCCATGTCTAACATCAATATGTCTCGATTTACCATTATAAACTTGACTATAAGCTTTACTCAAAGTAGGAACACTATCACAGCGGATAGATAATGGCGCAATCGGTTTCCTCCACAATGGAATCTCATAAATCAAATTCTTTAACCATTCTGCTTCCTTGCTTGCAGCGGCCAATGCAATAAACTCAGATTCCATTGTTGAACTTGTTATACAAGATTGTTTCTTAGATGCCCATGAGATAGCACCTCCACCAAGTAAGAATACCCAACCAGTTGTAGAAGAATGATCTTCTTTATTGGATATCCAACTCGCATCAGAATATCCTTCCAAGACCGAAGGAAATCTTGAATAACACAAACAATAATCCTTGGTTCCTTTTAAATACTTGAAAACACGATGTACCGCTTGCCTATGTTGACTACTAGGATTATGAGTAAATCTACTCAATCTTCCCACTACGAAAGCTATATCAGGACGAGTGCTAGTCATAGCATACATCAAAGAGCCAATAGCTTGTGAGTACTCCAGTTGAGAAACTGATCTGCCTCTATTAGGCATCAACTTCATGCTTGAATCCATAGGGGTGCTAACGGGTGTACAATCACTATAATTGAACCGTTTGAGAATTTTCTCAATGTAATGTTACTGTGTAATAGCAAGTCCCTTGTTTACCCGTTTAATCCTTATTCCAAGGATTACATCCGCCTCCCCCATATCCTTCATGGAAAACTTTGAAGACAATAAATTCTTAGTTACATTAATTTGATTTTGATCAGTGCCAAAAATCAACAGATCATCTACATACAAGCAAATGATCACACCAGATCCAGATGAATCAAAACGGATGTAAACACATTTGTCAGATTGGTTTAAAGAaaaaccattagacaaaataactTCATCAAACTTCAAATGCCATTGTTTTggagcttgtttaagtccatacaaTGATTTCACAAGTCTACACACTTTTTGCTCATTTCCAGGCAAAACAAAACCTTATGGTTGTTTCATATAAACTTCCTCGTCAATATCACCATTCAAAAAAGctattttaacatccatttgatgaatcACTAGATTGTGAATAGCTGCCAAAGCAAGCAACAATCTAATGGTAGAAATCCGCACTACTGGTGCATACGTATCAAAATAATCGATACCGGCCTTTTGCCTAAAACCTTGTATGACCAGACGAGTCTTGAATTTATCAATGGCTCCATCTACCTTCAttttcttcttgaaaatccatttaCATCCCAAAGGTTTAGAACCAGGAGGTAAATCAGATAACACCCAAACATTGTTCTCCATAATGGATGACATTTTGTTATCAACCGCTTCTTTCCAAAACGCAACATCTCGAGACTCCATAGCTTCCTTAAAAGTCTTTGGATCACTCTCAAGATGAGAGGAATATGAGTATTGTTTCTTCACTTTATCCCTCGAACCTTCAACCAAATATAGTTGAAAGTCCTCGCCAAATTTTTTTGCGTCTCGACCTCGTTTGCTTTTACGAAGTTGCTGTGTTTCTGGAATTGAAAAAACTTCCTTTCCATCTGATTTATACACCTCACCTGTGCTTGGAATCAGATCCTTTGGTCTTTGAATTGAAGAATACCGCAGCTCATCAAAAATTGCAT includes:
- the LOC111906653 gene encoding isoleucine N-monooxygenase 1, giving the protein MYNFLPIIRSTQILFPIQMQPSSSSSMAIQVVSISTIIIISIFFRKYFIKKTTTNQPGLPPGPTPLPFIGCTIQMLLNRPTFRWIHKLMDHFNTPILCIKLGPSTHVIAVSSPNLACEFLRKQDVVFSSRPETLSTYLVSDGYKTTILSPNGNQWKKMRTILIHDVLAPPMHKWLQPTRDDEANHLLSYIYNQIEKKDTLTDGGLVNIRNTSQHYFGNLIRMMIFGTRFFGAGMEDGGPGEEETEHVASVFIILKYLYAFSISDFFPWLRGKTDFEGHQKIIGTAIQRVRKYQDPLIDERIQMWKDGVRKLKEDVLDVLINHESPKLTDQEIKAQILELMLAAIDNSSNAIEWAMAEMINDPTILKRAVAELDKEVGHNRLVEERDLPQLNYIKACIKEAFRLHPFAPFNIPHVSMRNTTVAGYFIPKGSHVLLSRPGLGRNPNAWTNPMRFDPDRHVDAKGKQVVLSDNDLRMLSFSTGRRGCPGVALGSTITTMMLARMVQGFSWELPQNESGVNLVENHDDLALAKPLVVIAKPRLPHYLYPKS
- the LOC122197194 gene encoding secreted RxLR effector protein 161-like → MDSSMKLMPNRGRSVSQLEYSQAIGSLMYAMTSTRPDIAFVVGRLSRFTHNPSSQHRQAVHRVFKYLKGTKDYCLCYSRFPSVLEGYSDASWISNKEDHSSTTGWVFLLGGGAISWASKKQSCITSSTMESEFIALAAASKEAEWLKNLIYEIPLWRKPIAPLSIRCDSVPTLSKAYSQVYNGKSRHIDVRHGIIRNLIMDGVISIDLLIKFNEGWELQETGLMKLYDKYKELAHEYISSMETKSRNVVRHGIVMLHDWLLNI